The Bradyrhizobium sp. CCBAU 051011 DNA segment TCAGCGTTCGGCACGATGAACGCGAACACCTCTTCGCCGCGGATGTCGTCGGGAACCGGCGTCACCGCGCAGCCGCCAATGCGCGTGTCCATATGGAGCGCGCTTTCGACCTCGAGCACCCCGATGTTCTCGCCGCTGCGTCTTACGATAGTCTTCTTGCGATCGAAGAAGTACATCAGCCCGTCTTCGTCGGCGAACACGAGGTCGCCGGTATGGAACCAGCCACCTTGCCATGCCGCTTCGGTGGCTTCCTCGTCCTTCAGGTAACCACTGAAGAATCCGGCCCGGCCGTCATCGCCTTTGGCGCGGACCAGCAATTCGCCGGGTTTGCCGAGTGCGACATCGGCGCCCTGATCGTCGACGAGGCGATATTCCATGCCTTCAGACGGCCGGCCGACGCAGCGCGCGCCGAAGCCTGCCGGCTCGCGCGAAGTGGTGGTGGCCGCCGCCCCGCCGGTCTCGGTCATCGCCCAGGCCTCGACGATCGGGATGCGATAGCGCTCCTCGAAGGTCGCGCGATGGCGGACATCGACGCCGGGCGCGAACGCGAAGCGCACGCGATGCTGCCGTTCGACCTCGGTCACCGGCAGTTGCAGCAGGATGGCGGGAATGACGCCGAGACAATGCACGACGGTGGCGCCGCTGTCGGCCACGCACTGCCACCAGCGGTTGGCGTGAAAGCGGTCAAGCGGCACTACGGCGCCACCGAGCACCATCATGCCGACCGCGCTGCAGCCGAGCGCGTTCATGTGAAACATCGGCAGCGGCGTCAGGTTGATCTCGCGGTCCGGCTGCAGTTCGGCCACGCCGCCCTGCCCGAGGTACCAGTCCGCGACCTGCAGGAAATAGCGGTTCGACAGCATGCAGCCCTTCGGCTTGCCGGTGCTGCCTGAAGTGAACAGCAGTGCGCATTCGCCGTTGAATTCGGGGCTTTGGGCGCTGACGTCGGTCTGGCACGGTGGAATGCGGCTATCGGTATCGATCAGGCGGGCGCGCCCGAGCGCCGCGTTTTTCGTCACATGGATACGGTCAGGTGTTGCAGCCAGCAGGTCGGCCTGCGACAGCTCGAGCTGGAAGGACAATTCGTCGGGCCGAACGTCGGGATTGATCGGAACGATCGAAACCCCGAGCGCGTTGAGCGCGAGCCAATGCAGGAAAAAGACCGGGCGGTTTTCCAGCAGCAAGGCAACCCGCGCCCCACGTCCATAGCCGGCGGCCGCGTATTCGGCCTGAAGCCGGTCGACCTCGGTCTTGAACGCGCCATATTCGATCCTGAATCCTTCCGGTGCGTAGGGCAATTGCGCACTCGCAGGCGCCAGCAGGAATGGCGCGTCCGGCCGTCTCATGGCGGAGGCCGCGAAGGCGTCGGATGGCGATCGATAGGGAGTGTCGAGGCTCATTGCGGACGTCGCTCCTGTTCCTGCCGCCGCACGGGTGGTGGCCGGAAGTCCGCACGCAGCCCCTTGCTGCGGCGGTCTTCGTCGAATACTTTAAGCCTAAACTATCTTGCTGGCCAAGGGCGATCTATCGCAGACCAGCCCGGCGAAGCCCGAAGATTGGCCTTGGAAGCTGCCTTGGAGGTGCGGATGCAGGTGGGTAATGGCAGCACGGCCGGTCAGCGGCGGGGTGGATCGATCTGGCCTCAGGCGGCCGAGCGTTTTGCGCCGCAGGACCGGATTCTCTCGACCATTTTGACGCGGCAGGCCGCGCAATACCGCGATCGCACACTGTTCGTCTTTGGCGAAACACGGTGGAGCTATACCGAAACGGCGTCGATCGCCGCTGCATCGGCTGGCCGCCTGATAAGGGCCGGAATTCGCGCAGGCGACCGCGTCGCGCTGATGTGCTCGAACCGGCCGGAGTTCCTGGAAGTCTATCTCGGCTGCGCCTGGATGGGCGCCGTGACGGTGCCGATCAATACCGCGCTGCGCGGCATCCAGCTCAGTCACATCCTGCGCAACGCCACGCCGAAGCTGCTGGTGCTTGAGTCGTGCTTTATGCCGGCGATCGAAACCCTGGACAGCGACGTCGCGCCGCCGGACCTTGTCTGGACGATCGGCGAAGCCGCCGCGTCTCCGGCTTCGCCATTGCCTGCGCTCGGCGAGGCGGCTCCGCCCGCGCCGGTGCGGCCTGACGATACGGTCGCGATCCTCTATACGTCGGGCACCACGGGGCCTTCCAAGGGGGTCTGCTGCCCGCAGGCGCAGATGTTCTGGTGGGGCGTCTATTCGGCGCGCGCGCTCGGGATCGTGGAAGGCGATGTGCTGTTCACGACGCTGCCGCTGTTTCACACCAATGCGCTGAACGCGTTTTATCAGGCGCTCCTCAACGGATGCACCTATGTGCTCGAGCCGAAATTCTCCGCTTCCGGCTTCTGGGCCGCGGCGCGGCGGCATCAGGCGACGGTCGGCTATCTCCTCGGCGCAATGGCCGTGATGCTGCTGGCGCAGCCCCCATCAGCGAACGACACCGCGCATTTCGTGCGCGTAGCGCTCGGTGGCGGCGTTCCCGGCCAGTTTCATGGTCCGTTTCTCGAACGCTTCGGCGTGCCGCTGCTCGACGGCTACGGCTCGACCGAGACGAATTTCGTATTCGCGGGCACGATCCCGTCCGATCGCCCCGGCACCCTGGGCTATCTCGTCGATGGCGTTGAGGCCTGCATCGCCGGTCCCGACGACGAACCTCTCCCAGACGGCGAGGCCGGCGAACTGCTGCTGCGCGCGCACGAACCGCTCGTGTTCGCGACGGGGTATTTCGAAATGCCGGACAAGACGGCAGAAGCCTGGCGAAATCGGTGGTTTCACACCGGCGACCGTGTCGTGCGCGATGCGGACGGCCACTATCGTTTCGTCGACCGGATGAAGGATTCGATCCGCCGGCGCGGCGAGAACGTTTCGTCCTGGGAGGTGGAGCAGGTGCTGCTGAAGCATCCGGCGATCGCGGCCTGCGCGATCTATCCGCTGCCGTCCGAACTCGGCGAAGACGAGGTTGCGGCGGCCATCCAACTCGAAGCCGGCCATGCGCTTGAGCCGATTGATATCGTCAGGCATTGCGAAGGCAAGATGGCCTATTTTGCGGTTCCGCGGTTTGTCCGGATCGTCACCGAGATGCCGCTGACCGAGAACGGCAAGATACGGAAGGTCGCGCTCCGCGAGGCCGGCAGGACGCCCGACACCTGGGACTGCGATGCCGCCGGCTACAAGCCGCGCCGCTAGAGCCCCGTTCCGATGGAATCGGAACGGGTCTCTAGATTTTTGATTTGACGCGTTTTCTTGACGCGAACCGGTGTCCGCTTCGCTGGAAAACGCTTTCGAATCAGGCGCGGGATTGTTCCGTTGCGCGCTTCACGGCGTTCTTCAGGTCGTCGAGCTCCCTGACCAATCCGTCGAGCCGCGCTTTCGGAAATTCGGCAAGCAGTGAAGCCAGCCACAGGCTGTGTTTCTTTGCCATCCGTCTGAACGCTCTCCTGCCTTCGGCCGTCATGCAGACGATCTGCACGCGGCGGTCGAGCGGCGAGGGCGACCGCGTGATAAGGCCGTCTTCGACCAGGCGATCCACGATCGGCGTCAGATTTCCGGCCGTGACCATCAACCGCTTCGGCAGTTCACCCAGCACGAGCCCGACCGGTTCACGATCGAGCTGCGCCAGCACGTCAAAGCGCGGCATCGTGAAGTCGAACTCTTCGCGGAACTGGCGCCGTAGCTCCGCGCCGATCAACGACGTGCAGGCCAGGAGGCGAAGCCATACCCTGACCTGGGTGCGATTGTCCGCGTCCTCGCCGGTGATGTTCTCTTCATCGATCAAGCGCGAGCTCCTTGCCGGCCATCAATCTATCTCCCGACGTTTCCGTTGTGCAGCCGTGCGGGCCGGCGTCAAAGGTTCCGGAGTGCAATTCCTTTAGGACCAAATCAACTGTCGACATGAGTGGGCCGAACGATACCGTCCTCGGCGTTGGCAGTCCGTATCGTCCGCGACCGTAACGGAGTATGCCATCACGGGGCAAGCGGCTCATCCTGTTCGCCCGCAGGAAATGGCCTGAATTCGGTGAGAATGCCGCCCTGCGCTCCAGCCTTGGAATCACCCATCGGGGGCGGGACACAGTGTACGAAGGCTTCAATACTCGACTTTACCAGCCGGCCCGGATATGGAAAAATACTTTATACCTAAACTAAATGAGCTCGGTGTATGGCCCGCTTTGAACCTCTGACGCTCTCCGAACTGCCTGATGGCATCTGGCGCACGCGCCTGCCAGTGCGCTTCGGCTCCTGCGATCCGGCCGGAATCGTCTACACGCCGGAATATCTCAACCTGTTCAATGGCGTGATCGAGGATTGGTACGGCGAGGCGCTGGGACTTCCCTATCATGAGCTGGTCGG contains these protein-coding regions:
- a CDS encoding ATP-dependent acyl-CoA ligase is translated as MQVGNGSTAGQRRGGSIWPQAAERFAPQDRILSTILTRQAAQYRDRTLFVFGETRWSYTETASIAAASAGRLIRAGIRAGDRVALMCSNRPEFLEVYLGCAWMGAVTVPINTALRGIQLSHILRNATPKLLVLESCFMPAIETLDSDVAPPDLVWTIGEAAASPASPLPALGEAAPPAPVRPDDTVAILYTSGTTGPSKGVCCPQAQMFWWGVYSARALGIVEGDVLFTTLPLFHTNALNAFYQALLNGCTYVLEPKFSASGFWAAARRHQATVGYLLGAMAVMLLAQPPSANDTAHFVRVALGGGVPGQFHGPFLERFGVPLLDGYGSTETNFVFAGTIPSDRPGTLGYLVDGVEACIAGPDDEPLPDGEAGELLLRAHEPLVFATGYFEMPDKTAEAWRNRWFHTGDRVVRDADGHYRFVDRMKDSIRRRGENVSSWEVEQVLLKHPAIAACAIYPLPSELGEDEVAAAIQLEAGHALEPIDIVRHCEGKMAYFAVPRFVRIVTEMPLTENGKIRKVALREAGRTPDTWDCDAAGYKPRR
- a CDS encoding AMP-binding protein, which translates into the protein MSLDTPYRSPSDAFAASAMRRPDAPFLLAPASAQLPYAPEGFRIEYGAFKTEVDRLQAEYAAAGYGRGARVALLLENRPVFFLHWLALNALGVSIVPINPDVRPDELSFQLELSQADLLAATPDRIHVTKNAALGRARLIDTDSRIPPCQTDVSAQSPEFNGECALLFTSGSTGKPKGCMLSNRYFLQVADWYLGQGGVAELQPDREINLTPLPMFHMNALGCSAVGMMVLGGAVVPLDRFHANRWWQCVADSGATVVHCLGVIPAILLQLPVTEVERQHRVRFAFAPGVDVRHRATFEERYRIPIVEAWAMTETGGAAATTTSREPAGFGARCVGRPSEGMEYRLVDDQGADVALGKPGELLVRAKGDDGRAGFFSGYLKDEEATEAAWQGGWFHTGDLVFADEDGLMYFFDRKKTIVRRSGENIGVLEVESALHMDTRIGGCAVTPVPDDIRGEEVFAFIVPNAEVDDAAELAASIVKTCAERLAYYKVPGYIAIIDELPLSSTRKLARGEIKTLAAEAVSANRAIDMRALKAKLRHA
- a CDS encoding MarR family winged helix-turn-helix transcriptional regulator; this translates as MIDEENITGEDADNRTQVRVWLRLLACTSLIGAELRRQFREEFDFTMPRFDVLAQLDREPVGLVLGELPKRLMVTAGNLTPIVDRLVEDGLITRSPSPLDRRVQIVCMTAEGRRAFRRMAKKHSLWLASLLAEFPKARLDGLVRELDDLKNAVKRATEQSRA